The Acidobacteriaceae bacterium nucleotide sequence GTCGAGCTTCAGCGAGCGGATCTTGCCGACGCCTTCCTGCTTGCCCAGGCCCTTCGCGAAGCGGATGCGGAAAAGCTGCTCAGCAACCTTCGTGCTCTCAGCCTTCAACTCCTCGTCGCTCAGTCCGCGGATCTTTTCGAGTTCCATGTTCGTTTCCTCTTAGGGGCGCGCTCCAATGCAGGAGCAGCGCGAAATGTCGTTACTTGGCGGAGACTTCCTGGCTCACGCCGGGACGAATGATGAACGTCGTCTTGAGCGGAAGCTTGTTCGTTGCCAGGCGCATCGCTTCGCGTGCGACGTCAACAGGAACGCCTTCCATCTCGAACATGATCTTGCCAGGGCGAACAACAGCTACCCAGTGATCAGGAGCGCCCTTACCCTTACCCATACGGGTTTCGGCCGGCTTGCGGGTGATGGGCTTGTCCGGGAAAATACGCAGCCAGACCTTACCACCACGCTTGATGAAGCGGGTCATTGCGATACGAGCGGCTTCGATCTGACGGTCGGTGATGTAGCCGCACTCGACAACCTTGAGGCCGAAATCGCCGAAGGCCAGGTCAGAGCCACGCCACGCCTTGCCGGTCATACGGCCGCGCTGTTGCTTGCGATACTTAACGCGCTTTGGTGAAAGCATTTCTTAATCCTTTATCTTGATCGGCAAGCCAAAAGGCCGCCGGAACTTACCAGGCCAAAGCCCGGGAGCCCGCCCATACAGCAGCGAACCCAGCAAATGGTGCGACAAAAGCCGCAGAACAGCCGAGGAGCTTCGAGCAGAACCCTTGAAATGCGAGGGGAATGCATGGAGTGGAATCGAGAAACCATCCAAGTCTGAAAGCTCGACCGAGGTCTCTGCCGCAGAACAGCTCCGGGCAGACTCAGGGCCAAACCTGACTAGTGTAACAAAGATTGGCACCTTCACCAAACTTTTTTGCTACAAAAGCGAAGAGTGTAGAGCATATTTCTACGCCCTACACTCTCTTGCTCTACTTCGCGATCGTTAGAATACGCCAGCAGCGCCAACGGTTTCAGCCGGCTTGCGCTTCTTCTGCTCGTAGATGTCGCCACGGTAGATCCACGTTTTCACGCCGATGATGCCGTAGGTCGTCTTTGCTTCCGAGAAGCCGTAGTCGATGTCAGCACGCAGCGTGTGCAGCGGCAGACGTCCCTGCAGATACCACTCCGAACGCGCAATTTCGTTGCCGTTCAGACGGCCCGACACGCGGACCTTGATACCCTTGCAGCCAAAACGCAGAGCCGAATCAACGCTCTTACGCATCGCGCGGCGGAACGAAACGCGCTTCTCGAGCTGGAGAGCAATATTCTCCGAGACGAGCTGTGCGTCGAGCTCCGGCTTGTTCACTTCCAGAATGTCGATGAAGACTTCGCGCGAGGTGCGCTTCTGGATGTCAGCCTTGAGCTTGTCGATTTCAGCGCCCTTGCGGCCGATGATGATGCCCGGACGAGCCGTGCGGATGATGAGGCGGAGCTTGTTGCCCGGGCGCTCGACTTCAACGCTCGAAACACCAGCCTGCTTCAGCTTTTCGCGAAGCTCAGCCTTCAGCTTTACGTCCTCAACGAGGAGCTTGTCATAACCGCGCTCTACAAACCAGCGCGACTTCCAGGGCTTGTTGACGCCCAGGCGGAATCCATAAGGATGGACTTTCTGTCCCATAATTTCCTTCTTTTCTCACCCTCTCCGGTTGAGCCGGGAGAGTGGACTACACGGATTTTGTGGGCTGCGGATCGCTCCTCAGCCCACTCACCAGAACTACGAGTTATTCAGCAGCTGCCGTCTTCTTGGCAGCCTTCTTTGCGGCCTTCTTCGCAGGCTTCGCCGGCGCAGCAACTTCCGCAGCAGGTGCTGCAGGAGCCTTCTTCACAACCACTTCAGCGGCCTTCTTCTCGGCCACGGTGATGATGATGTGCGCAATGCGGCGCTGGTAGCGGAACGCACGACCCATCGGGGCAGGGCGGATACGCTTCATGCGCGGACCTTCGTTCGCCACAGCCGTCTTTACGATCAGGTTGTCCAGATCGATGTTCAGGCCGCGCTCGTCGGAGAGGTGCTGTGCGTTGGCGATCGCCGAGCGGAGAACCTTCTCCACCACAGGAGCGATGCGCTTGTTGGTGAACGCGACCGTATTGATCGCAGCTTCCACGCGCTGTCCCTTGATCAGATCAAGAACCAGCTTAGCCTTCTGCGGGCTTACCCGCTGAAACTTGGCCTCGGCGCGGAACTCGGGAGCGGTATTTGCAGTCTTCTTAGCCATTGCTCTCTCCCTTACTTGCCCTTCGCCGTGTCGCCGCCCTTGGCCACGTGGCCCTTGAACGTACGAGTTGCCGAGAATTCGCCGAGCTTGTGCCCGACCATGTTTTCCGTGCAATACACGGGGATGAACTTGCGTCCGTTGTGAACCGCAATCGTGTGTCCAACCATGTCCGGGTGGATCGTCGAGCGGCGTGACCACGTGCGGATGACCTTACGGTCGCCTGCTGCGTTCATCACGTTAACCTTCGTCATCAGGTGCTCGTCGATAAACGGGCCCTTCTTCGTAGAACGTGCCATAGTGATTTCCTTTTCAGTACTCGGTACAACGAATCAC carries:
- the rpmC gene encoding 50S ribosomal protein L29, encoding MELEKIRGLSDEELKAESTKVAEQLFRIRFAKGLGKQEGVGKIRSLKLDIARIKTIVRQRELAASKAGK
- the rplP gene encoding 50S ribosomal protein L16, which encodes MLSPKRVKYRKQQRGRMTGKAWRGSDLAFGDFGLKVVECGYITDRQIEAARIAMTRFIKRGGKVWLRIFPDKPITRKPAETRMGKGKGAPDHWVAVVRPGKIMFEMEGVPVDVAREAMRLATNKLPLKTTFIIRPGVSQEVSAK
- the rpsC gene encoding 30S ribosomal protein S3, which encodes MGQKVHPYGFRLGVNKPWKSRWFVERGYDKLLVEDVKLKAELREKLKQAGVSSVEVERPGNKLRLIIRTARPGIIIGRKGAEIDKLKADIQKRTSREVFIDILEVNKPELDAQLVSENIALQLEKRVSFRRAMRKSVDSALRFGCKGIKVRVSGRLNGNEIARSEWYLQGRLPLHTLRADIDYGFSEAKTTYGIIGVKTWIYRGDIYEQKKRKPAETVGAAGVF
- the rplV gene encoding 50S ribosomal protein L22, translated to MAKKTANTAPEFRAEAKFQRVSPQKAKLVLDLIKGQRVEAAINTVAFTNKRIAPVVEKVLRSAIANAQHLSDERGLNIDLDNLIVKTAVANEGPRMKRIRPAPMGRAFRYQRRIAHIIITVAEKKAAEVVVKKAPAAPAAEVAAPAKPAKKAAKKAAKKTAAAE
- the rpsS gene encoding 30S ribosomal protein S19 — protein: MARSTKKGPFIDEHLMTKVNVMNAAGDRKVIRTWSRRSTIHPDMVGHTIAVHNGRKFIPVYCTENMVGHKLGEFSATRTFKGHVAKGGDTAKGK